CTTCCCCAGAGCAAGGCTGCATGGACTGGTTTCCTTGTAGTAGCTGTTGCTGAAGGAAGGAAGCATCTGCGCTCAGGCCTGGAGACATAGTGGTGGAGAGGCCATGATGACGAGCTTGCATCTCTAATTCCTGTGTGCAACCAACAGCAGGGGGTGTTGggagtccatctttttacaggaTATTACAGTGTTCAGTTTTCTAGACTATATGCTGtacatacattcacatttatgtTGATGGCGTGTTCATGCCATCCTGCAGGTGAACTACTGTATAAtggaaaattaataaacaatgatAATTTAGTGAATGATGTGTTTTGGGTACTGACAGAAAAGCGCACATCCTTGTTTGGACTTCGTACTGTATTTCAACATGTCTATTGATCATATACCTGTATGCGGAGCAGCAGGGCCTGGTTGGATTGTTCCAGTTTCTTCTGCCTCATCTCAATCTCTTTGGCCCTCTGTTGCTCTTTCTGAAGTTTTCTTATATAATCAACAGAAGCCTTCAAAATGGTTCCTTTGTTCCAGCGCATCTCCCTGCAATTTTAACCAGACAAGATGTAAGTAatatgcaaaaacagtaatatggtgaaatattattacaattaaaaaaaataaaaattcttgttttaatgtatttttaaaaagtatcaatgttaaaaacagttgtggtgcttaatatttttttttgtggaaaccatgaatcATTAATTTgtcagcatttatttgtattttatattttttttgtcacattataaatgcctttcctgtcaattttaatgcatccttactgaataaaagcattaatttctttctgaaaataaagactgacccaaacctttgaactttttttattattttaaaacaaaatagcaGTAGTTCAAGAGCTGCTGACATGCCATTcaatttaaaaacagaattaaatcaCTAAGCGTCTGATCACATAAGCCATAAAAAAGTGTGTTCCAAGCAATTCACTGGTAGTCTGTGTGTTTTGCGACATTATGTTTCTCTAAAAATGTGCCATGAAGCTTAAAGTTTCAAGGAAAGAAACTTACGGATCATTGGATTTGGGTATCATAGCTCCTAATTCCTTTATTCTGTCATTTATGTTGAATCTTCTCCGCCGTTCAACTGCACAAAGCAAAACACTTATTGAGACCAAGCCATGCAATGACAAAGTATACAAGCAATATATTACCAGAGCGTGTGTCTGTTGAACTCACTGAGATTGTGATTATCTTTCTTTTGCCTCTCCTTCATGAAGGCTCTGGCCTCTGCATCTaaaaataaacagcttttatAACTACCACACTACAAACAACTCAATTAAATACAGAAGCTGGGCTGAGTAAATCATTACCAGTTAATTCCCTTTTAATATTAGGCAGATCTGCTGGACAAGAATTGCTGACAGTGATGGTGGGGGTCGTCATGCCAGGACTGTTGTAGACATCCAGAAGGTTGCCTGGTAGCTAAGATAATAAAATGGAggagaaaacaaatcaaaaaccttTAAAGCAGGATATGGTGATCACATCAggctaaaaaatattgtttaaaatcaaaTACTACTTTAGCATTAAGTATACTACTGTTCAAGAACCTAACTATAAATAAACTCTACAAAAATGTGTGACTGTATTATATCCAATTCAATTACTGAATTTTTTATAGTATtaacacagatgaaaaaaaaaaccttgtagaCAAAATTAtagttaacattattattaattaaaataactttatgcaATTTCACTGTTATGTAAATGttccttatatatattataatggaatatattacaaataaattacaataaaaacattattttagtttgaAACAGCAGCGATTCAAGATGGAAATCTTTAAGAATAAAGGCTAATGAATTCAAAAAAGAGATTttacctttcttttcttttcatgctCCCGCAATAAAACTAAAATCCTCATTTTATGTCAATTCACTTTTACTCCTTCctccataaaaaataaacaacaacgaTAAATCCTTCACCAGATATTTCCCAAGTTCTTTCTATCCCGTGCCAAGCCCCTGCATGCTCTGTACAATCCGTTCACAGCCCTCCTGATGATTCCTGCCTGGCAGGTGTTAGTAAAGTGTTAGAAGTGAATGTTTATGTCGATTTTATGAGGTGCATCCCCATTTAACCCCTCCCTCATAAGTGCAATGGTAAGCACTCACTCTTAAGAGGGGTGGGGACATTTACGTTCAGGAAATAATCTCTCTGTAGCTTTCAGAACGTTTTGTGTTGGTTTACCACAAATACAGCTGCGGTTCAAAGAGGCTTTTATTCAGAACATTGCCGTAATGTTATGGAAGTATTCATCAATAATGAAGACGATCGCTCAGCTTACCGTGTTTGGGAGTTGCAGGCCAGAATCTATCAGTGACATGATGTCATCATTGAAGCTGGATTCAAGGCTGATGATGTCGTCGATTACATCATCCATCTGAGGGGATGCAATCAAGTTTTAGAATGAGTCATATAAGAGTGTTGCGTATCTAATCACATAATTATACAAACTGGGTTATAAACATGTATGTATTTGGGGAACCAATGAACTGTATTCTTAAAAAGACAACCGTCAAGTTTGTGTTCTATGGGAGATCTAAAGCAAAAGAACTGTACAGTGTGAAAGAGAGGAGCAAATATAATTAAGCCACTGGTGTGGTATTTTGCAGTACATTGTGAAACAAAGCCAGAGAGAGGGCAAGCGAAAGAGGgtttaattacattagttaacatgatcTTACTACAAAACactaataaacaatttattaatcttagttaatgttaatttcaccctttactaatacattattaaaagcaAAAGTCGTATctgttgatatttatttaatggacctgagctaacttgaactaaaaatgaacagttgtatttttcattaactaaagattaattaatactgcaacaaatgtattgtttaataattaatttaaaaaaattaacttaaaaaaaaaaaaaaaaaaaaaactgtggtgagaactaaccagtgctgaaacggggtttcatgaccctttaggCAACTTCTACATTTGAATGAGATGATCAGTACACAGTGTATATTTAGATGTGCTTTACCTCTTCTTTGTTGGAGCCCAGGTTAAGATGTGCCATTGGACTGTTGGGAGCACTGCTCGCAGAAGGGCACCTCTCCGGAGCAGAATTTGACTGAGGAACGGGGGATACACCCAGAGTTTGTGTGGCAACTTTATTTCCTAGCGTAGTGGACAAGTACTGCTTCACTTGCTGCCTCTGGGCCTGCTGGATGTGATATTTAGTTGGGTTTTCAAGATGAGTTTGCACCTACAGCAAAGTAAAAACAGTGGATCAATGGTCACGTAAAGATGTCAGTGGCACTTCATGCTCTACACATTGATATGTTTTTGTCCATGCAGTAGCTATAAGGAAGGAAATGTTGTCACTTTTAATTAGAAAGGGAACTTACACTTTAAGTCTACGTTGGATGAATGTGACATGAAACTAAAACTTTAGTGAAACTGACTACACCAATGGCTCCCATTGCAACTgtctgtaatatttaaaaatattatttattattataatatatatatatatatatatatatatctatatatatatatatatatatatatatatatatatatatatatatatatatttttaattttttttttttttttttttaaacatcatagaataattttttattgttttgtttttgttgttctgtcatcatttatttttcgTTTGTGAGACTAATAATTATTTAcctttatgtattataatattattaagattagtattattataatttataatataatgcaatagaATACAcggattaaaaattaaatttaagttaaatttgcatATTAGGTAAACAACTCTTATaactatttagaattttttttagcaatgattttctttaaaacttttatttatttatttattatttatttattgcttttttggtTTGAGttaatttagtacttcaacttaaattttttcttttccttagttgtcaaggcaacatttttaatttaataatctaaaattaGCCTagcttaaatgtaattttttttttatctaatatttatattttgtttcagttaatggAAATTATtcgtcatttttttaattaacaacaacaaaaaatgccatttagatatttataattaacttctactttttcaatgttattttcattttaacagtgttttgaGTCTAGCTTTAAACTTTCAGCTGATTGTGTCATggcaagaaactttttttttttttaagaagaatcaTAAGAAGGCCCAAACGCACCTTCAGAACCTCCACCGGTACTTGAGCTGGAGGAGGGCGGGCAGCCATGGGTGGCACTGTGACGGAGATGGCGGGAGTGGACTCTGTAGGACGGAGCTGAGCGGCAGACGCCTGCTGCTGCGCCTCCCTCCTCTCCTGCTCTTGCGCCTGCTCCCGCATCAGCTGTTGCCGTAGCAACACTCGGGATGACATGGCTACGCTGGCTCCAGAGGTCAAGTATGAGAAGAATTAACAAGCTGCAAAGGTGAAAGCATCAAGAACGTTGGCAATAGTACAAGAAGTAGtataaaagaaaacaatggaAATCACTTCTCCTTTTGGACAATGAAGGGTTAAGAACCAGTGATATTTAACTGAGCTGAGTCATCCCACTCAGATAGTTGCATTCAAAGAGCAATTTAATACTCTACCAAAGCATGATCAGCAAACAGACTCATCTCTCAGActtcatattaatataaattatacacacacacacacatatacatacatacattttatatatatatatatgtatatatgtatatatatatatatatatatatatatatatatataatatgtatgtatatatatatatatatatatatatatatatatatatatatatatatgtatatatatgtatatatatgtatatatatatatatatatacacacacacacatcacaagtACTGTATACTTATATTAcaactttgcatttttaaaggcTACCCAACAAGCGAGAGACattcaaacatacaaaataaaacatatgtcAGACCATAATACTccttaacattttaaatctcaatCCGTAATAGGTCATATGACTGAAATCTGCAGCTCTCTTTCATGGGGAAGTACAGAATTTACCAGATGACAGCTAACCAAACTACTATTGTTCAGGATTTCTCTTTAAAACTAACATGTCCTTTTAAACGCCAACAAATCATCAGGTATAAACACTAATCTGGATGTATTTCTGGAGctataaatacacaaaacacttCAATTACGATTGTGTAGTTAGATATAAGTTACTGGGGAGTTATGTAATAGTTCGCTACATTGTCGGGATTATTTAAAGTTGAGTAAATTCGTTA
This DNA window, taken from Cyprinus carpio isolate SPL01 chromosome B11, ASM1834038v1, whole genome shotgun sequence, encodes the following:
- the tfe3b gene encoding transcription factor E3b, which encodes MSSRVLLRQQLMREQAQEQERREAQQQASAAQLRPTESTPAISVTVPPMAARPPPAQVPVEVLKVQTHLENPTKYHIQQAQRQQVKQYLSTTLGNKVATQTLGVSPVPQSNSAPERCPSASSAPNSPMAHLNLGSNKEEMDDVIDDIISLESSFNDDIMSLIDSGLQLPNTLPGNLLDVYNSPGMTTPTITVSNSCPADLPNIKRELTDAEARAFMKERQKKDNHNLIERRRRFNINDRIKELGAMIPKSNDPEMRWNKGTILKASVDYIRKLQKEQQRAKEIEMRQKKLEQSNQALLLRIQELEMQARHHGLSTTMSPGLSADASFLQQQLLQGNQSMQPCSGEGQPQSHLSMDGVMTQTSPFLTIPSSSSPAAAAVSGPLNLDTFSFAELDGASASDLYHDVGLSDILMDDSCTMPTGRPSDSLFSPMSPGASKTSSRRSSMTMEDEL